AGTTCATGGCCTCGATTCGCTCACTGCTGCCTGAGAGCTGAGCCTCAACGGCGGCGCGGTCCCCCGGGGCGGTTGCCACCGGGACGACCACCTGGTGCCCCAGCATTGCGTTCCCGGTACGTGATGCGACCTCGGGTGAGGTCATAAGGACTGATCTCCACCAGCACCTTGTCACCCGCGAGCAGTTTGATCCTGAATTTGGTGAGCTTGCCGGCCGCACGGCAGAGGCATTGATGACCTGCGGGCTGCTCGAGGGTGACCAGGTAGAACCCGTTGCCCTGCTCTTTTTCAATCACACCCGAGGTTTCAATCATGCGCCGGAATAGACCTGAATCAAGAATCACTGAATTTTAGAAGGCCATCGGCGCTGCGCTCAGTCGCAGCAGCGGAACCCCGTCCCTAGGGTCAGCCTTCTCGCATCAAGGTTCATGATCCTGCCCCCGCTGTCGATGGACCTAGGCCTGCTGATGATTTCTATCGGGGCTGTGAATCTGTGGCGGTCACGGCAGAAATCCACTTAATCTTCGAGAAAAGCGCCCAAATCCGTGTCCGAGTCAGCCCTCGTTGCCTTTGCATCCCTGGTGCAGTCTGATTCTCAGGTGAGAGAGCAGGTCAGACAAGCCGAAAGCCCCCAGCATGTGGTGGATCTCGCCAAGGAGCAGGGTCATGAGTTCACCCAGGCAACGATGATGAAAATGCAGGCCGAAAAGATGAAGCACCTGCATGACGACCACCTGAACAAGGCCTCCAGCTGGGGAGAGGCTCTGCTTCTCTGCTTCGGAGGCCATTCCTGACCCTGCTGCTTCACAAGCCATTTGGGGTTCTCAGTCAATTCACCCGAGAGCCCGGCAGTCGCTGGGGTTGCCTGGCCGACTGGGTTGACGTGCCGAATGTGTACGCAGCCGGCCGGCTGGACGCGGACAGTGAAGGATTGCTGCTCCTCACCGAAAACGGACGCCTGCAGCAACGGCTCACCGACCCCCGATTCGGCCACTGGCGAACCTATTGGGTGCAGGTGGAAGGTCTGGCGGACGATGCCCAACTGGCTTCCCTTGAACAAGGGGTGGTGATCAAAGGGCAGCGCACCCGTCCGGCCCGGGCGTCATCCCTCGCCCCAAGCATCTGGCGTGAACTGCCGGAGCGAACACCTCCCATCCGCGAGCGTCGCTCGATCCCCACCTCCTGGCTCAGCATCAGCCTGCGCGAAGGCCGCAACCGCCAAATCAGGCGGATGACCGCGGCCGTGGGCCTGCCGACCCTGCGCTTGATTCGCAGCAGCATCGATTTGATGGACGGCAACCCTCCTCTCAGCCTTGAGGGCCTGGCTCCCGGTCAATGGAGACCGGTCAAGCCGGAAGAACAGGAGCGACTCAAAGCCTTGCTCAGGCCCCAGGGAGCACGCCGGTGAGGGTGACCGCCCGGAACTCAATCCCCTCCACCACTCTCCAGGGCGTGTCGGAACGGTCGGCATAGGCAACCTGCTCAAAACCAAGGGCACGGAAGTCGTCCAGAAAGGCATCCTCAAGCCAGGCGCCGCTGATGCAACCGCTCCAGAGTTCAGGATCCTGCTGAAGACTCAGCGGCACAGGTCGATCGCACACGATGTCGCTGATGGCGACACGCCCACCCGGACGCAACACCCGGCGGATGTTGGCCAAAAGTGCAGCACGGGCCGAAGGGTTCACCAGATTGAGCACACAGTTGCTCAACACCACATCCACGCTGGCGGATTCAATCAAGGTGGAGCCTGATGCCGTTGCAGCATCCAGGGCTTCAATCGCACCCTTCACAAAGCGCACGTTGGCGAATCCAATGCGGTTGGCCACCACCGGAGCTGCCGCGCAGGACAGGGCCAGCATGTCGTCGTTGCGATCCACACCGATGACCGACCCGCGTTCACCAACCACCTGAGAGCAAATAAAGGCATTTTTTCCGCTGCCGCTTCCGAGATCGAGCACATCGTCGCCAACCTGCACCCATCGGGTGGGATCACCGCATCCGTAGTCGCGCTCCACCACTTCAGCAGGAATCACCTGCAACAGTGACGCGTCAAAGGCGACAGGGGTGCACAGGCAAGCTTCCTGTTGATGGGCCGCTGCTCCATACCGTGATTCAACGGCCTCGGTCTGGTCCAAAGACGGTCCACAACATTGTTCAGCCATCACCCCAGGGCCTCCTGCAGCTCTCGTGCGGTCATCCATTGACCGTAGTAATAATTGGCGCTGGCCCGGCGATCGCTGTCCTCAAGGCCGTCGAAGGCATCGAATCCCAAGGTGCGCCAGAGCTCATGCCCGCACGTGCGCGTGAGCTCGGTTTCCGCCTCACGGCAGAGGTTGTCGAGCCGTCGCTGCAGATTCTTGACTTGAGCAACCGACATAAAACAAAGCGGGCGGGCCCCGACTTTAACGAAAACCAGTACAAATCAACCACTCGCCAGTGGAGGGCTTCAGAACGGCAGCTTTTTCTTGGCGTCCCTGTCGAGATCCGCCTCCATGGCACGCAAGCGCTTGAGAATCGTGTCGTAGTACTCCCGGATGTACTCCTCCAGGCCGGTGACCTCCGAAGCATCGATGCCGAAATGGCTGTAGCTGGACTCCATCGGTGCATCGAGGGCACCGCCGCCACCGGTGACTTCGGCAAAAGCCAAACGCTCCGCCACATTCACCGCAGGCTCGAAGAAGGAGCAGGCACCTTCCATCAATCGCATCAGCACGGGGGGCACGCGGAACACCCGAGCTGACTTCCCGGAGGCCAGCTCACAGAGCTGAACCACCTCGCCTGTATTCCAGGCTTTCGGACCGACCACCGGGAAACTGCCGCGCACCGTTTCCGGATGATCCAGAGCAGCCACCGCAAAGCGGGCCATGTCTTGGGTGTTCATGTAGGCAATCGGCGTGGGACTGCCGCTCACCCAGACGGTCTGGCTCTCCAGCACCGGAATCGCGAACTGACTGATCACCCCCTGCATGAAGGCAGCACCCTGGAGGATGGTGTAGTCGAGGTCTGACTCCTGGAGCAGCTTCTCGGTGCAGTACTTGATGTCCATCAATGGAACATCGCGGTGCTTCTCTGCGCCCAGCAGGGAGAGAAACACAAACCGCTTCACCCCGGCGCGTTCACAGGCTCTGAGCAGATTGAGTTTGCCGTCCCAGTCGGTGACATAAACACTCTGGGGATCGTTGGGGCGGCTGGTGGCCGCATCGATCACAGCGTCCACCCCATCGAGGGCGTAATCGAGGCTGGCCGGCTCGAGCAGATCACCGCGGGTGAGCTCACACCCCCACTCCTGCAGAAAGGGGGCTTTGCGCGGAGAACGCACCATGCAGCGCACATCGTGACCCTGATCCAAGGCACGACGGGCAATCTGCCTGCCCAGGGTTCCCGTACCACCAACCACCAGAACCTGCATGGGGCTCGCTCTTCCAAGGCAGGAGCCTAAGGGGCGTCCAACCTTGTTTGAGGGTCAGTCCTTCTGAAGCTTCAGGAGCAGGGCACCACCGGCCAGACCCACAGGAATCAGCACCCAGAACACCGCTGCAATGCCGAAAATCTCTGAAGCCATGGGGATGTGTTCACGATCAGCACCTATTAAAGGCTGCTCTCAGGCCAGATCGGCACACCGTTGTAACAACACCTTCCATGGCGCATCCGTGCGTAGCTGCCCGGCCATCACGCCACTGACGCCAGCCCAATAGCCATCCCCCTGCAGCGCCTGCACAAGCCTGTGCAAGGGAGGCGGGCCGGCAAGCCCGAGGCGTTGCGCCAGCTCATCGGTGGACCAGCAACACACCGGTAACCCCGGATCCGCCTGCAAGCGCTCGAGCAGCCGCCGGCTGGGGGGCGCCAGGGAGTGGGGCATGGCTTCACTCAGGGTGAGCAGCTCCTGCAGCAGCGCCGGGGACTGCAATGGACCCAGCCAGAGTGGCCCCGACACCGCCCAGCGCCCCACCTCAGACAAGCAAGAGCAGGCCCGCCAGCCGCTGAGCTTCAGCACAGGCTGAACGGCTTGATCACCGCAGTGTTCGCAGCGGGCGAGGAGGCCCAGGCTGCCTTCCTCATCCGCACCAACACGGCGATGCAGGCGCACAGCCAAGCGGAAGGTTCGCCCATCGCTGAAGCAAGCCAGCGGTTCAAGCCCTCGGCCCAACATCCAGGCCTCCCGCGCTAACGCTGCAAGTTGCAGCCGCAAGGCCAACTCCCAGCTGGATGGATGGGCCCGTGCTGCCGCAGCAAACCGCCGCACAGCGGCCACCCGGTCATGGCCTGTGGGCGAGCGACCATCGGTGCTGGCGAGGATCAACACCCCACCGAAGCGCAGCACCGCCAGTGCCGACTGCAACAGCCCGTTCGGGCAACCAAAGGCATCGAGATCAATCAGATCGAAACGGCGCTGATCGAGATAGGCCTGCCGCAGCAAACGTTCGGCAGGCTGTTGGCTGAGCGCGAGGTCCACGCCGGCGTGGCCAGACAGCGGCTTGAGATTGGCCTGGAGGGAGTCCATGCGCTCGGGATCGGCGTCATTCAGCCAGAGCGCCAGCGGGTGCGGCGACTGGGGCGCGCTTTCCAGCCCCCAGCGCAAGCCACGAATGCCGCAACCGGCCATCAGGTCCAGCCAGTGCTGGGGCCCCTCGGCCCGGGTGGCCTGATGGGCAGCCAGAAGAACAGACAAGTCCCGGGACGGGCGGGACTGCACCCGGAAGAAGCCCGATCCCGTCTGCAAACAGGCCGCGCCTTCGCGATAGTGAGGATCCTGGGAGTCCAGCCGCGTGCCTGCAACCACCCTCCAGCCTGCCTCCACCGGTGCTGACTGGGGCGATGCGGCCACCTGGACATGGCAGGGATTCCAGTGCCACTGGCGCGTTCTCGGCGCCAGAAGCGCCCCTGCAGTCGTTCTGCTGCACGGCTTCGGCGCCAGCAGCAGCCACTGGCGTCACAACGCCGGCCCTCTGGCTGACGCTGGCTACCGCGTGTATGGCTTGGATCTGATCGGCTTCGGCCGCTCTGACCAGCCTGGCCTTCAGCGCCGGATGGCCCTCGACAACCGCTTGTGGGGACGGCAACTGGCCGCCTTTCTCGAACAGGTGGTGCAGTCACCGGCGGTGCTGGTGGGCAACTCCCTGGGCGGTCTGACCGCTCTCACCACCGCCGTGCTGGCCCCCCGACTGGTGGCAGCGGTGGCCGCCGCCCCCCTGCCGGACCCAGCGCTGATCAACCCGGTCGCCTTACGACAAAAGCGAGGGGCGAGGCGACTCAGGCGCGCCATCGTGACGGTGCTGTGCAGGTTGCTGCCGCTGGAGCTGGTGGTGCCGTTCATCAGTCGCACGCCACTGCTCAAGGCAGGACTACAAGGGGCCTACAACCGTCCCATCGGCATGGACCGGGAACTGCAGCGCCTGATCGCTCAGCCAGCGCGACGACGCACGGCACCCAGAGCGCTGCGGGCGATGAGCGTCGGCATGGCCCTGCGCCCAAGAGGCGCCACGGCACCGGCCCTGCTGCAGCAGCTGCGCCAAAGCCCGCAGCCCCCACCCGTGCTGTTGCTCTGGGGACGTGACGATCGCTTCGTGCCGTTGCTCATCGGTGAACGTGTGCAGACCGAACACCCCTGGATTGAGCTCAAGGTGGTGGAGAACAGTGGCCATTGCCCCCATGACGAAACCCCCGAACGGTTTCATCAGGAGCTGCTGCACTGGCTGGACCGTAATTTGGGACACGAACACGCACCCAGGATCGAGCAACAGGCATGAAGCACACCCTGTCGGTTCTGGTGGAAGACGAATCCGGTGCCCTCAGCCGCATTGCCGGTTTGTTCGCCCGGCGAGGCTTCAATATCGACAGCTTGGCCGTGGGCCCTGCGGAGGCGGAGGGACACTCGCGGCTGACGATGGTGGTGGAGGGCGATCAGCAGACCCTCCAGCAGATGACCAAACAGCTGGACAAGCTGGTGAATGTTCTGCAGGTGCTCGATCTGTCCCAGCGCCCCGCAGTGGAACGGGAACTGATGTTGATGAAGGTGTCGGCACCCGCCAGTCAGCGCAGCGCCATTCTCGAGCTGGTGCAGGTTTTCCGGGCCAAGGTGGTGGATGTGGCCGACGACGCCCTCACCCTGGAGGTTGTGGGCGATCCAGGAAAACTGGTGGCGCTTGAACGCTTGATGGCTCCCTATGGCATTCAGGAAATCGCGCGCACAGGGAAGGTCGCCTTGGAACGTGCCTCAGGTGTGAACACGGAACTTCTCAAAGCCTCGATCTCAGGCGGGCGGGTTCCGGCCTGAGATCGAGGCTTTTAGATCAGAGCCCAGGCGTGAGCAGGGTGGCTTTGATGATCTTGTCGTCCTGACGGATGGCATCCACCACGTCCATGCCCTCGGTGACTCGGCCGAAGACGGCGTAGCGACCATCCAGTTCTGGCAGGGGCTTCAAGGCGATGTAGAACTGCGCGCTCGCAGAATCCGGTGACTGGGATCGGGCCATGGCCAGGGCGCCGCGGGCATGACTGAGCTTCAGCTTCAGCAGTTCGCTGGGGTTGCTCACCACGCGCCCGTAGCGGGGTTGATCCTCACCGTCAAACGCCACCTCCAGGGGAATGAAGCGGGCCTGGCCGCTCTCAGGATCGATGAAGCTGCCGTTGCCGTATTGAGCCTTGGGCGTTTGGGGATTGCTCGAGGCAGGATCGCCTCCCTGCACCACAAACGGAACGGGCTCCCTCACAACGCGATGAAACACGGTGCCGTTGTAAGTGCCGCGCTTCACCAGATCCACAAAATTGCCGGCCGTAACCGGAGCCGCATTGCCATCCAGCTCAAGGGTGATCGTTCCGCGGCTGGTCTCCATAGCAACGCTGGCCTTGCCCTGAAGGCAGGGGCTCGAGGCCTGCTCACACCCATCCGGAACAGAGGCGGTGGTGGTGGTGGCACAGCTCACCAACAGAGGAACGCAGAGCGCCAGGGTGATCAGAGCGCGAAATGTACGGTGGAGCATGGTGCGATCAGAGTCCCTCGAGATTCACGCCCAGAAACCGGGCGAGTTCGGCTCCATCCTGCTCCAGCTGGGCGAGGGGGAGAGGTTCTCCCACGCGGGTGAGCGGCATGTCGCGCCGGCCCTGCACGCGCAAGGACACGCGCCTGCGCGTGTTGAAACCATCGCGCACTTCCACCTTCACAGCCTGAACATCCTTCAAAGGAATTTCAACGCTGATCGGCTTGCGGAATCCACGGCGGGAGATCGTGATCACCCCGGCCTGCTTGTCGAAGCGGTTGGAGCCCGATCCCACATCGATGGCGATCACCGCCCAGAGGTATGTGGCCAGAAGGGCTGCAGCAATGCTGTAAAGACCCATCACCAGCCCTTGCGGGACAAACACCAACCCGGCCGGATGTCCTAGGGGCAGCAGGTCCCGACCGAGATAACTGGACAAGGAGGCGAACAGGAAACCCACTCCGCCGATGGTGACCATGGCAGCAACCAGGATGTTGGACAGGCGGCGCGATCCCAGCACCGGCTGTTCGAGCAGTTCAGCGGCCATCGAAGCCTGGAAACAGCGCACATTGTGAACGCTGATGCCGTTGCGCGGACGGCACGTGCAAGACCTGCCACAAAAGGACCCGGAAAAACGAAAGAAAGAGGAAAGAAACGCTCCGATACAACGGATTTCAGCTGTGGGCGATCAGCCCCGCAGACCCCGTTGAGATTGTTAAGGTCGCCAGGTATCCCACAGCCTGCGGGTAACCGCACCGTTCTCCTCTCATGACGATCGCTGTAGGACGCGCGCCACAGCGGGGATGGTTTGACGTCCTCGATGACTGGCTCAAGCGCGACCGCTTCGTATTTGTCGGCTGGTCCGGCATTCTTCTCTTCCCAACGGCCTATCTGGCCATCGGTGGCTGGCTCACTGGCACCACCTTTGTCACCTCCTGGTACACCCACGGCATTGCCTCGTCGTACCTGGAAGGTTGCAACTTCCTCACCGCTGCTGTGTCCACCCCCGCTGATGCGATGGGTCACAGCCTGCTTCTTCTCTGGGGACCTGAGGCCCAGGGCGACTTCGTTCGCTGGTGTCAGCTCGGCGGCCTCTGGGCCTTCGTGGCACTCCACGGCGCCTTCGCTCTGATCGGCTTCATGCTCCGTCAGTTCGAGATTGCTCGTCTGGTGGGCATCCGCCCTTACAACGCCATCGCCTTCTCCGGTCCGATTGCGGTGTTCGTCAGCGTCTTCCTGATGTACCCCCTCGGCCAGAGCAGCTGGTTCTTCGCGCCCTCCTTCGGTGTGGCTGCGATCTTCCGCTTCCTCCTCTTCCTCCAGGGCTTCCACAACTGGACCCTGAACCCCTTCCACATGATGGGCGTGGCCGGCATCCTCGGCGGCGCACTGCTGTGTGCCATTCACGGCGCCACCGTGGAAAACACCCTGTTTGAGGACGGCGAGCAGGCCAACACCTTCAAGGCGTTCGAGCCCACTCAGGAAGAAGAGACCTATTCCATGGTCACCGCCAACCGCTTCTGGAGCCAGATCTTCGGAATTGCGTTCTCCAACAAGCGCTGGCTGCACTTCTTCATGCTGTTCGTGCCTGTGATGGGCCTGTGGACCAGCTCCATCGGCATCATCGGCCTGGCCCTCAACCTGCGCGCCTACGACTTCGTGTCGCAGGAAATCCGCGCTGCAGAAGATCCCGAATTCGAGACCTTCTACACCAAGAACATCCTTCTCAATGAAGGTCTGCGTGCCTGGATGGCACCGGCTGACCAGCCGCACGAAAACTTCGTCTTCCCTGAAGAGGTTCTGCCCCGTGGAAACGCCCTTTAATTCCGGTCTTATCGCCACTGGCGGTAAAGACCTCGACTCCACCGGCTACGCCTGGTGGTCTGGAAATGCCCGCCTGATCAACCTGTCCGGCCGTCTGCTGGGTGCCCACGTGGCCCACGCTGGTCTGATGGTGTTCTGGGCCGGCGCCATGATGCTGTTCGAGGTGAGCCACTTCACCTTCGACAAGCCCATGT
The sequence above is a segment of the Synechococcus sp. PROS-7-1 genome. Coding sequences within it:
- the infA gene encoding translation initiation factor IF-1, with translation MIETSGVIEKEQGNGFYLVTLEQPAGHQCLCRAAGKLTKFRIKLLAGDKVLVEISPYDLTRGRITYRERNAGAPGGRPGGNRPGGPRRR
- a CDS encoding Nif11-like leader peptide family natural product precursor produces the protein MSESALVAFASLVQSDSQVREQVRQAESPQHVVDLAKEQGHEFTQATMMKMQAEKMKHLHDDHLNKASSWGEALLLCFGGHS
- a CDS encoding pseudouridine synthase; amino-acid sequence: MLLHKPFGVLSQFTREPGSRWGCLADWVDVPNVYAAGRLDADSEGLLLLTENGRLQQRLTDPRFGHWRTYWVQVEGLADDAQLASLEQGVVIKGQRTRPARASSLAPSIWRELPERTPPIRERRSIPTSWLSISLREGRNRQIRRMTAAVGLPTLRLIRSSIDLMDGNPPLSLEGLAPGQWRPVKPEEQERLKALLRPQGARR
- a CDS encoding methyltransferase domain-containing protein, with the protein product MAEQCCGPSLDQTEAVESRYGAAAHQQEACLCTPVAFDASLLQVIPAEVVERDYGCGDPTRWVQVGDDVLDLGSGSGKNAFICSQVVGERGSVIGVDRNDDMLALSCAAAPVVANRIGFANVRFVKGAIEALDAATASGSTLIESASVDVVLSNCVLNLVNPSARAALLANIRRVLRPGGRVAISDIVCDRPVPLSLQQDPELWSGCISGAWLEDAFLDDFRALGFEQVAYADRSDTPWRVVEGIEFRAVTLTGVLPGA
- a CDS encoding NAD(P)H-binding protein; translation: MQVLVVGGTGTLGRQIARRALDQGHDVRCMVRSPRKAPFLQEWGCELTRGDLLEPASLDYALDGVDAVIDAATSRPNDPQSVYVTDWDGKLNLLRACERAGVKRFVFLSLLGAEKHRDVPLMDIKYCTEKLLQESDLDYTILQGAAFMQGVISQFAIPVLESQTVWVSGSPTPIAYMNTQDMARFAVAALDHPETVRGSFPVVGPKAWNTGEVVQLCELASGKSARVFRVPPVLMRLMEGACSFFEPAVNVAERLAFAEVTGGGGALDAPMESSYSHFGIDASEVTGLEEYIREYYDTILKRLRAMEADLDRDAKKKLPF
- the petM gene encoding cytochrome b6-f complex subunit PetM, whose translation is MASEIFGIAAVFWVLIPVGLAGGALLLKLQKD
- a CDS encoding N2,N2-dimethylguanosine tRNA methyltransferase yields the protein MVAGTRLDSQDPHYREGAACLQTGSGFFRVQSRPSRDLSVLLAAHQATRAEGPQHWLDLMAGCGIRGLRWGLESAPQSPHPLALWLNDADPERMDSLQANLKPLSGHAGVDLALSQQPAERLLRQAYLDQRRFDLIDLDAFGCPNGLLQSALAVLRFGGVLILASTDGRSPTGHDRVAAVRRFAAAARAHPSSWELALRLQLAALAREAWMLGRGLEPLACFSDGRTFRLAVRLHRRVGADEEGSLGLLARCEHCGDQAVQPVLKLSGWRACSCLSEVGRWAVSGPLWLGPLQSPALLQELLTLSEAMPHSLAPPSRRLLERLQADPGLPVCCWSTDELAQRLGLAGPPPLHRLVQALQGDGYWAGVSGVMAGQLRTDAPWKVLLQRCADLA
- a CDS encoding alpha/beta fold hydrolase → MPATTLQPASTGADWGDAATWTWQGFQCHWRVLGARSAPAVVLLHGFGASSSHWRHNAGPLADAGYRVYGLDLIGFGRSDQPGLQRRMALDNRLWGRQLAAFLEQVVQSPAVLVGNSLGGLTALTTAVLAPRLVAAVAAAPLPDPALINPVALRQKRGARRLRRAIVTVLCRLLPLELVVPFISRTPLLKAGLQGAYNRPIGMDRELQRLIAQPARRRTAPRALRAMSVGMALRPRGATAPALLQQLRQSPQPPPVLLLWGRDDRFVPLLIGERVQTEHPWIELKVVENSGHCPHDETPERFHQELLHWLDRNLGHEHAPRIEQQA
- the ilvN gene encoding acetolactate synthase small subunit → MKHTLSVLVEDESGALSRIAGLFARRGFNIDSLAVGPAEAEGHSRLTMVVEGDQQTLQQMTKQLDKLVNVLQVLDLSQRPAVERELMLMKVSAPASQRSAILELVQVFRAKVVDVADDALTLEVVGDPGKLVALERLMAPYGIQEIARTGKVALERASGVNTELLKASISGGRVPA
- a CDS encoding peptidylprolyl isomerase — protein: MLHRTFRALITLALCVPLLVSCATTTTASVPDGCEQASSPCLQGKASVAMETSRGTITLELDGNAAPVTAGNFVDLVKRGTYNGTVFHRVVREPVPFVVQGGDPASSNPQTPKAQYGNGSFIDPESGQARFIPLEVAFDGEDQPRYGRVVSNPSELLKLKLSHARGALAMARSQSPDSASAQFYIALKPLPELDGRYAVFGRVTEGMDVVDAIRQDDKIIKATLLTPGL
- a CDS encoding photosystem I assembly protein Ycf4, with the protein product MAAELLEQPVLGSRRLSNILVAAMVTIGGVGFLFASLSSYLGRDLLPLGHPAGLVFVPQGLVMGLYSIAAALLATYLWAVIAIDVGSGSNRFDKQAGVITISRRGFRKPISVEIPLKDVQAVKVEVRDGFNTRRRVSLRVQGRRDMPLTRVGEPLPLAQLEQDGAELARFLGVNLEGL
- the psbD gene encoding photosystem II D2 protein (photosystem q(a) protein) encodes the protein MTIAVGRAPQRGWFDVLDDWLKRDRFVFVGWSGILLFPTAYLAIGGWLTGTTFVTSWYTHGIASSYLEGCNFLTAAVSTPADAMGHSLLLLWGPEAQGDFVRWCQLGGLWAFVALHGAFALIGFMLRQFEIARLVGIRPYNAIAFSGPIAVFVSVFLMYPLGQSSWFFAPSFGVAAIFRFLLFLQGFHNWTLNPFHMMGVAGILGGALLCAIHGATVENTLFEDGEQANTFKAFEPTQEEETYSMVTANRFWSQIFGIAFSNKRWLHFFMLFVPVMGLWTSSIGIIGLALNLRAYDFVSQEIRAAEDPEFETFYTKNILLNEGLRAWMAPADQPHENFVFPEEVLPRGNAL